In Clostridium sp. JN-1, one genomic interval encodes:
- the hisG gene encoding ATP phosphoribosyltransferase → MSNAKTVKIALTKGRIEKGAVELFQYSGIDCSQIINKGRKLIFKDEKHNIEFVLVKAPDVLTYVEYGVVDIGIVGKDTLLEQKRNFYEVLDLKFGACKLAVAGPKNNKFYEGYNRKKIATKYPNVAREYFRKIGQDVEIIKIEGSVELAPILGLADAIVDIVETGNTLKENGLVVYENICDISARMVVNVASMKMKKDEIERIINSIQKQVKLKEKLSI, encoded by the coding sequence ATGAGTAATGCTAAAACTGTCAAAATAGCTTTGACTAAAGGAAGAATTGAAAAAGGGGCTGTTGAATTATTTCAATATTCAGGTATAGACTGCAGTCAAATTATAAATAAAGGTAGAAAACTTATATTTAAAGATGAAAAGCATAATATTGAGTTTGTACTCGTTAAAGCACCAGATGTATTGACATATGTAGAATATGGAGTTGTTGATATAGGTATAGTTGGAAAGGATACTTTACTTGAACAAAAGAGAAATTTTTATGAAGTACTTGATTTAAAATTTGGAGCATGTAAACTTGCAGTTGCAGGACCTAAAAATAATAAGTTTTATGAAGGATACAATAGAAAAAAGATAGCTACAAAGTATCCAAATGTTGCTAGAGAGTATTTTAGAAAAATTGGTCAGGATGTTGAAATCATAAAAATAGAAGGATCTGTTGAATTAGCACCTATATTAGGTCTTGCTGATGCAATAGTAGATATAGTTGAAACTGGTAATACGCTTAAGGAAAATGGTCTTGTTGTATATGAGAACATATGTGATATAAGTGCTAGGATGGTTGTTAATGTAGCAAGTATGAAAATGAAAAAAGATGAGATAGAAAGGATAATAAATTCTATTCAAAAACAAGTCAAATTAAAAGAAAAATTATCTATTTAA
- a CDS encoding pyridoxal phosphate-dependent aminotransferase produces the protein MILSRKSQKIQPSITLAITAKAKEMKSKGIDVVGFGAGEPDFNTPKNIQNAAIEAIKKGYTKYTPASGIMELKKAIVDKFCSDNNLKYNTNQIIVSTGAKQCLANAFSAVLNPGDEVIIPIPYWVSYPELVKLADGVPVFAQTSEENGFKYTVDSLNKVLTEKTKMILINSPNNPTGTVYTKEELQAIADFARENDILILSDEIYEKLIYGNNKHISIASLSQDAYNRTIVINGVSKTYAMTGWRIGYAAASEEIVKLMSNIQSHTTSNPNSIAQYASVEALKSDSSDIDIMVQEFKRRRDFMIDRVNSIENISCRKPEGAFYAMMNISKVFGKKCDGLEIKDSLSFSQMLLEKQKVAVIPGAGFGVDNYVRLSYATSMENIKEGLNRIDEFIKSLK, from the coding sequence ATGATTTTATCAAGGAAATCTCAGAAAATTCAGCCGTCAATAACTTTGGCTATAACAGCTAAAGCAAAAGAAATGAAATCAAAGGGAATTGATGTGGTTGGTTTTGGAGCAGGAGAACCAGATTTTAATACCCCAAAGAACATACAAAATGCTGCTATAGAAGCTATAAAAAAAGGGTATACTAAATATACTCCTGCTTCAGGTATAATGGAACTAAAAAAAGCAATTGTCGATAAATTCTGCAGTGATAATAACTTAAAATATAATACAAATCAGATAATTGTCTCAACAGGAGCTAAGCAGTGCCTTGCAAACGCATTTTCAGCAGTTTTAAACCCGGGTGATGAAGTTATAATTCCTATACCATATTGGGTTAGTTATCCAGAACTTGTAAAATTGGCAGATGGAGTCCCAGTATTTGCTCAAACTAGTGAAGAAAATGGTTTTAAGTATACAGTAGATTCTCTCAATAAAGTACTAACAGAAAAGACTAAAATGATATTAATAAACAGTCCTAATAATCCAACAGGAACTGTTTATACTAAGGAAGAACTACAAGCAATTGCAGATTTTGCTAGGGAAAATGATATACTAATTTTATCAGATGAAATATATGAAAAATTGATATATGGAAATAATAAACATATAAGCATAGCAAGTTTGTCACAAGATGCTTATAATAGAACCATAGTTATAAATGGTGTATCTAAGACTTATGCCATGACTGGATGGAGGATTGGATATGCTGCTGCAAGTGAAGAGATAGTAAAGCTTATGTCAAATATACAAAGTCATACTACTTCAAATCCAAATTCCATAGCACAGTATGCTTCTGTAGAAGCATTGAAATCAGATTCTTCTGATATAGATATAATGGTCCAAGAATTTAAAAGAAGAAGGGACTTTATGATAGACAGGGTAAATTCTATAGAAAATATATCTTGCAGAAAACCTGAAGGCGCATTTTATGCAATGATGAATATATCAAAAGTATTTGGTAAAAAGTGTGATGGCTTAGAAATAAAAGATTCGCTTAGCTTTTCACAAATGCTACTCGAGAAACAAAAGGTTGCAGTAATACCTGGTGCAGGTTTTGGAGTTGATAACTATGTAAGGCTTTCATATGCTACTTCCATGGAAAATATTAAAGAAGGTTTAAATAGAATAGATGAATTTATAAAATCTTTAAAGTAA
- a CDS encoding ATP phosphoribosyltransferase regulatory subunit, whose protein sequence is MANWRRYIPEGTKDTLFEECSKKIYIENILRKTYVESGFMELKSPTLEFYDVFNIENTTLPQEKMYKLFDNQGRILVLKPDMTIPIARIAAAKLNEAPHPLKLCYTSNIYRVNESLHGNNNEITQSGIEIIGVKSLKADVEAIIIGIRSLLNCGLKDFKIELGQAEFFKAVIEETNLEDEKKEKLRKSIESKNFTTLSELLEVERKNIDGKVLNVLREMPGLFGGIEILDKAEKLTLDNEMAQAALNSIRKVYAVIESIGLSSYLSIDLGMVQDLNYYTGIIFRGYTHGVGGNILTGGRYDNLITQFGDNEPATGFAIDVDSVLSALDDSNQTFEDKRTKVLICYGSDSFKEAYEKALELRNKGIIAEVSSFDNNIEAANYAEKKNMKLINL, encoded by the coding sequence ATGGCAAATTGGAGAAGATATATACCCGAAGGTACAAAGGATACGCTGTTTGAGGAATGCAGTAAAAAAATTTATATAGAAAATATACTTAGAAAAACTTATGTAGAGAGCGGCTTTATGGAATTGAAATCTCCTACTTTGGAATTTTATGATGTATTTAATATAGAAAATACAACATTGCCTCAAGAAAAAATGTATAAGTTATTTGATAATCAAGGGAGGATATTAGTACTCAAACCTGATATGACTATACCAATAGCAAGAATTGCTGCTGCAAAATTAAATGAAGCACCTCATCCACTTAAATTATGCTATACATCTAACATATATAGGGTCAATGAAAGCTTACACGGAAATAATAATGAAATAACTCAATCAGGTATTGAAATAATAGGCGTTAAGAGTTTAAAAGCTGATGTAGAAGCAATAATAATTGGAATTAGATCTCTTTTAAATTGCGGACTCAAAGATTTTAAAATAGAACTAGGTCAAGCGGAATTCTTTAAAGCAGTAATTGAAGAAACAAATTTAGAAGATGAAAAGAAAGAAAAATTGAGAAAGTCTATAGAGAGTAAGAACTTTACAACATTATCAGAATTACTCGAAGTTGAGAGAAAAAATATTGATGGCAAAGTATTAAATGTATTAAGAGAAATGCCGGGATTATTTGGAGGCATAGAAATACTTGATAAGGCAGAAAAACTTACTTTGGATAATGAAATGGCTCAAGCTGCTTTAAATAGCATAAGAAAGGTATATGCTGTAATTGAAAGCATAGGGCTTAGTTCATATTTATCTATAGATTTAGGAATGGTTCAAGATTTAAATTATTACACAGGCATAATATTTAGAGGATATACTCACGGAGTTGGTGGAAATATATTAACTGGAGGAAGATATGATAATCTTATAACTCAGTTTGGAGATAATGAACCTGCAACAGGTTTTGCAATAGATGTGGATAGTGTACTATCAGCATTAGATGATAGTAATCAAACATTTGAAGATAAAAGGACTAAGGTTCTCATATGCTATGGAAGTGATTCATTTAAGGAAGCTTATGAAAAGGCTTTAGAACTTAGAAATAAAGGTATAATAGCAGAAGTAAGCTCTTTTGATAATAATATTGAAGCAGCTAATTATGCAGAGAAGAAGAATATGAAACTTATAAATTTATAA
- a CDS encoding SMR family transporter, translated as MTILILVSVLLGSVGQVLVKYGITGVELDLTIGHLIPSIISIIKNIPVMCGIVSYGVSFLLWIKVLSKVELSYAYPMVSMGYVLVMLFSYFIFKENISLTRIIGVIFIMIGVILVARS; from the coding sequence ATGACAATATTAATATTAGTTTCAGTTTTATTAGGTTCTGTAGGACAGGTATTAGTAAAGTACGGCATAACAGGAGTCGAGTTAGATTTAACTATAGGACATTTAATACCAAGTATAATTAGCATAATAAAAAATATTCCAGTTATGTGCGGTATAGTATCTTATGGTGTAAGTTTTTTATTATGGATAAAGGTTTTAAGCAAAGTGGAATTAAGTTATGCATATCCTATGGTAAGTATGGGTTATGTTTTAGTTATGCTTTTCTCTTATTTCATATTTAAGGAGAATATTTCACTTACAAGGATAATTGGTGTTATATTCATCATGATAGGAGTTATTTTAGTAGCTAGAAGTTAG
- a CDS encoding DUF378 domain-containing protein, which translates to MYKLNILDKISFILVIIGAINWGLIGLFNLNIVGLLFGEPVNLLGRIIYILIGISGLNMVLFLFKMKSSYKK; encoded by the coding sequence GTGTATAAATTAAACATTTTAGACAAGATTTCATTTATTCTAGTAATTATAGGTGCTATAAACTGGGGTTTAATAGGTTTATTTAATCTTAATATAGTAGGACTGCTATTTGGTGAGCCGGTAAATTTGCTTGGAAGAATAATTTACATACTAATAGGAATATCAGGATTGAATATGGTATTATTTCTATTTAAGATGAAAAGCAGTTACAAAAAATAA
- the purB gene encoding adenylosuccinate lyase produces MKRRDIYNTPLNTRYASKEMSYLFSDEMKFKTWRKLWVALAECEKQLGLNITDEQINELKANAENINYEVAEEREKEVRHDVMSHVYAYGVQCPKAKGIIHLGATSCYVGDNTDLIVMREALFIIKKKMVNVINSLTEFALKYKELPTLGFTHLQPAQLTTVGKRACLWIQDLYMDMENIDFVIDHMRFRGVKGTTGTQASFMELFNGNEDKVKALDKMVAEKMRFKSEFMITGQTYTRKVDSIILNTLSEIAQSAYKFSNDLRILQNMKEMEEPFEKNQIGSSAMAYKRNPMRSERISALSRYVIVDSLNPAITASTQWFERTLDDSANKRISVAEAFLALDGVLNLYMNVSSNMVVYPKVIEAHVKRELPFMATENIIMEAVKKGGDRQDLHERIRQHSMQAAKVVKEEGKENDLISRIINDEFFNMTEEEILSLIDPKKFIGRAPGQVVDFIQTQIKPLLEENNELLGQKVEINV; encoded by the coding sequence ATGAAAAGAAGAGATATTTATAATACGCCGCTTAATACTAGATATGCTTCTAAGGAAATGAGTTATTTATTCTCAGACGAAATGAAATTTAAGACGTGGAGAAAATTATGGGTTGCTTTAGCAGAGTGTGAAAAGCAGCTGGGTTTAAATATAACAGATGAACAAATTAATGAGCTTAAGGCTAATGCTGAAAATATAAATTATGAAGTTGCTGAAGAAAGGGAAAAAGAAGTTCGTCATGATGTAATGAGCCATGTTTATGCTTATGGTGTGCAGTGTCCTAAGGCAAAAGGTATAATACACCTAGGTGCTACTAGTTGTTATGTAGGGGACAATACGGACTTGATAGTAATGAGAGAGGCTCTTTTTATAATCAAGAAAAAAATGGTAAATGTTATAAATTCACTTACAGAATTTGCATTAAAATATAAGGAATTGCCTACACTTGGATTTACACATCTTCAACCAGCCCAGCTGACTACAGTTGGTAAAAGAGCTTGTCTTTGGATTCAAGACTTATACATGGATATGGAAAATATAGATTTTGTTATAGATCATATGAGATTTAGAGGGGTTAAAGGTACAACGGGAACCCAAGCTAGTTTTATGGAGTTATTTAATGGAAATGAAGATAAGGTTAAAGCTCTTGATAAAATGGTTGCAGAAAAAATGAGATTTAAAAGTGAATTTATGATTACAGGTCAAACTTATACAAGAAAGGTTGACTCAATAATATTAAATACACTTTCAGAAATAGCACAAAGTGCATATAAGTTTAGTAATGATCTTAGGATTCTCCAAAATATGAAAGAGATGGAGGAGCCATTTGAAAAGAATCAAATAGGATCATCGGCTATGGCATATAAAAGAAATCCTATGAGATCAGAGAGAATAAGTGCACTTTCTAGATATGTAATTGTAGATTCTTTAAACCCAGCTATAACGGCATCTACGCAGTGGTTTGAAAGAACACTTGATGATTCTGCAAATAAGAGGATATCAGTTGCAGAGGCATTTTTAGCATTGGATGGAGTTTTAAACTTGTACATGAATGTATCTTCAAACATGGTTGTATATCCTAAAGTTATAGAAGCTCATGTTAAGAGAGAACTGCCATTTATGGCTACAGAAAATATAATAATGGAAGCTGTTAAAAAAGGTGGAGATAGACAAGATTTACATGAAAGAATTAGACAGCATTCTATGCAGGCTGCAAAAGTGGTTAAAGAAGAAGGCAAAGAAAATGATTTAATATCTAGAATAATAAATGATGAGTTTTTTAACATGACAGAGGAAGAAATACTGTCACTAATAGATCCTAAAAAATTTATAGGCAGAGCTCCAGGTCAAGTTGTAGATTTTATTCAAACTCAAATAAAACCTCTTTTAGAAGAAAATAATGAGCTGCTTGGTCAAAAGGTAGAGATAAATGTATAG
- the hisD gene encoding histidinol dehydrogenase has product MINLIYGGTEAGENYLKGFKERGKTVQSEVIESVNKILQDVKKHGDDALIKYTNKFDSSSIDKDSICVSREEIENAYKTIDSEFLDTLKLAAKNIKFFHERQKKNSWMITKDNGVILGQQIRGLERVGVYVPGGTAAYPSSVLMNVIPAKIADVKEIVMVTPPSKDGSINPNILAAADIAGVNKIYKAGGAQAIGALAFGTKIIDKVDKIVGPGNIFVAMAKKSVFGYVNIDMIAGPSEILILADESVDPSYVAADLMSQAEHDKLASAVLITTSEKLAQDVKEELKKQVENLSRKDIILESLKNYGLIIVTDDIQSGIDLSNSIAPEHLELCVKEPFSILGSIKNAGSIFMGNFAPEPLGDYIAGPNHVLPTGGTARFFSPLSVDDFVKKSSFTYYSQEELQKVSNKIMKFADIEGLTAHANSVKVRLK; this is encoded by the coding sequence ATTATAAATTTAATATATGGTGGTACAGAAGCTGGAGAAAATTATTTGAAAGGTTTTAAAGAAAGAGGTAAAACTGTACAAAGTGAAGTTATTGAATCAGTAAATAAAATATTACAGGATGTAAAAAAGCATGGTGATGATGCTTTAATAAAATATACAAATAAATTTGACAGTTCAAGTATAGATAAGGACAGCATTTGTGTATCTAGAGAAGAAATAGAAAATGCTTATAAAACTATTGACAGTGAATTTTTGGATACATTAAAACTTGCAGCAAAAAATATAAAGTTTTTTCACGAAAGACAAAAGAAAAACTCATGGATGATTACAAAAGATAATGGAGTAATACTAGGACAGCAAATTAGAGGATTAGAGAGAGTAGGAGTATATGTGCCTGGCGGTACGGCAGCATATCCATCTTCGGTTTTGATGAATGTAATTCCAGCAAAAATAGCAGATGTAAAAGAAATAGTGATGGTAACGCCTCCTTCAAAAGATGGAAGCATAAATCCTAACATACTTGCAGCAGCTGATATAGCTGGAGTTAATAAGATCTATAAAGCAGGAGGTGCACAGGCAATAGGTGCACTTGCATTTGGAACAAAAATAATTGATAAAGTTGATAAGATAGTAGGACCAGGAAACATATTTGTAGCTATGGCCAAGAAGAGTGTATTTGGATATGTGAATATAGATATGATAGCAGGTCCAAGTGAAATTTTAATATTAGCTGATGAAAGTGTTGATCCCAGCTATGTAGCAGCTGACTTAATGTCACAAGCAGAACATGATAAATTAGCATCAGCAGTTTTAATAACTACTTCGGAAAAATTAGCTCAAGATGTCAAAGAAGAATTAAAGAAGCAAGTTGAGAATTTGAGCAGAAAAGATATAATTCTTGAATCATTAAAAAATTATGGACTCATCATAGTAACAGATGATATTCAAAGTGGAATTGATTTAAGTAATTCTATAGCCCCAGAACATTTGGAGTTATGTGTTAAAGAGCCATTTTCTATTCTTGGGAGTATAAAAAATGCAGGGTCAATATTTATGGGAAATTTTGCACCAGAACCACTCGGAGATTATATAGCAGGTCCAAATCATGTACTTCCAACAGGCGGGACTGCAAGGTTTTTTTCACCATTATCAGTAGATGATTTTGTAAAGAAATCTAGCTTTACATATTACTCACAAGAAGAGCTTCAAAAGGTTAGTAATAAAATTATGAAGTTTGCTGATATAGAAGGGCTTACTGCACATGCTAATTCTGTAAAGGTTAGATTAAAATAG
- a CDS encoding HPr family phosphocarrier protein, with protein sequence MVSKEVIVKSSTGLHARPATLLVKKASSFKSDVSIEFDGKKANVKSLIGVLSLGVTKNATITVSASGDDESLALEEVVKLLNSLEE encoded by the coding sequence ATGGTATCTAAAGAAGTTATAGTTAAAAGTTCAACAGGTTTGCATGCACGTCCTGCAACACTATTAGTTAAGAAAGCATCTTCCTTTAAGTCAGATGTAAGTATAGAATTTGACGGGAAGAAGGCTAATGTTAAGAGCCTTATAGGAGTATTATCTCTAGGAGTTACTAAAAATGCTACAATAACAGTTTCAGCTTCTGGTGATGATGAATCTTTAGCATTAGAAGAAGTAGTTAAATTATTAAATTCCCTTGAAGAATAA
- the hisC gene encoding histidinol-phosphate transaminase, translating to MIEKFLKENLKNFNPYTAPEVKYEIKLDANENFMNIRSDILEKVLGKIKSLDFNRYPDPDSTKVCKLYADYAKTDAKNVMAGNGSDELIQIIISAFVDKGESIMCVNPDFSIYAEYTEIEGGKAKVFELNEDFSLNVDKLIESVNREKVKVLFVSNPNNPVGTIIPRQDVLRIINECNSIVVVDEAYIEFYGESIVDKINDYENLIVLRTFSKAAAMAAIRLGFLITNHKLIQEIKKVKPVFNVNSVTQAIGEVILENTDYIKDYTKKVLVERKFLFDGLKSINGLKVYPTHSNFIIMKLKDSQNIYKELLKNSISVRNYAGDGRLNDFIRISVGSRKENEAVLNCLKKIIK from the coding sequence ATGATAGAAAAATTCTTAAAAGAAAATCTTAAAAATTTTAATCCATATACTGCACCAGAAGTTAAATATGAAATTAAGTTAGATGCAAATGAAAATTTTATGAATATACGCAGTGATATTTTAGAAAAAGTTTTAGGTAAAATTAAAAGCCTTGATTTTAATAGATATCCTGATCCTGATTCAACCAAGGTATGTAAGTTGTATGCTGACTATGCAAAAACAGATGCTAAAAATGTAATGGCTGGAAATGGATCAGATGAACTCATACAAATTATAATTTCTGCATTTGTAGATAAAGGTGAAAGTATAATGTGTGTCAATCCTGATTTTTCGATATATGCGGAGTACACTGAAATAGAAGGTGGAAAGGCAAAAGTATTTGAATTAAATGAAGATTTTTCTCTAAATGTAGATAAATTAATAGAATCAGTAAATAGAGAAAAAGTAAAAGTACTTTTTGTATCAAATCCCAATAATCCAGTTGGTACAATAATACCAAGGCAAGATGTATTAAGGATAATTAATGAATGTAATTCAATAGTAGTTGTAGATGAAGCTTATATTGAATTTTACGGTGAATCAATAGTGGATAAAATAAATGATTATGAAAATCTTATAGTATTAAGAACATTTTCAAAAGCTGCGGCAATGGCTGCTATAAGATTGGGATTTTTAATAACAAATCATAAATTAATTCAAGAAATAAAAAAAGTAAAACCTGTTTTTAATGTCAATTCAGTTACTCAAGCTATTGGTGAAGTCATTTTAGAAAACACAGATTATATAAAAGATTATACTAAAAAAGTACTTGTTGAGAGAAAGTTTTTGTTTGATGGATTAAAAAGTATAAATGGACTGAAAGTTTATCCAACACACTCTAATTTTATAATTATGAAACTTAAAGATTCACAAAATATATATAAAGAGCTTTTAAAAAATAGTATATCGGTTAGAAACTATGCTGGTGACGGAAGACTCAATGATTTTATAAGGATAAGTGTTGGAAGCAGAAAGGAAAATGAAGCAGTACTTAATTGCTTGAAAAAAATTATAAAATAA